A window of Deltaproteobacteria bacterium contains these coding sequences:
- a CDS encoding glycosyltransferase family 4 protein → MKVKILISRNTSTRYRFPQFIPYLIERGIEIDLYRMKSSLIDFFKMLNNLKEADIVVILRKLLTPWKQRLIRKFSKKIIFEYDDAIMYRSSRWTNQHSGTRRARFKNMVKTCDLIIAGNRFLKEEATKYVDERKVHVIPTVVDIEKYAPKQYDLEKDDVILGWLGSQGTLHYLKTLLPVFGEIGRRFPFIQLKIVCNDFFDVPNMKVIKKKWSEADEVVDLQGFDIGLGPLTDDVWTRGKCGLKLIQYLAVGVPVVCSPVGANKEIVLNGEVGFWSSGQREWIEKLNILISNPKLRKKMGEKGRERIMKEYSLQAMAPRLFDILTQL, encoded by the coding sequence ATGAAGGTAAAGATCTTAATATCACGTAACACTAGTACAAGATATCGATTTCCTCAATTTATACCATACTTAATAGAAAGGGGGATAGAGATAGATTTATATAGAATGAAATCTTCCCTTATTGATTTTTTTAAGATGTTAAACAACCTGAAGGAAGCAGATATCGTGGTAATATTGAGGAAGCTCCTTACACCTTGGAAACAAAGGTTGATCCGAAAATTTTCTAAAAAAATCATTTTTGAATACGACGATGCAATCATGTACCGGTCATCACGTTGGACAAATCAACACTCTGGTACAAGAAGAGCACGATTTAAAAATATGGTTAAGACGTGCGATCTCATCATTGCCGGGAATCGGTTTTTAAAAGAAGAGGCAACGAAGTATGTAGACGAAAGAAAGGTGCATGTTATACCTACTGTTGTTGATATTGAGAAATATGCACCAAAGCAGTATGATTTAGAGAAGGATGACGTAATACTTGGTTGGCTTGGTAGCCAAGGGACTCTTCATTATCTAAAAACGCTTCTCCCAGTATTTGGGGAAATAGGCAGAAGATTTCCTTTTATTCAATTGAAGATCGTATGCAACGATTTTTTTGATGTTCCTAATATGAAAGTGATAAAAAAGAAGTGGTCAGAAGCGGATGAGGTCGTAGATCTTCAAGGATTTGATATCGGTTTGGGACCGTTGACGGATGATGTGTGGACACGCGGCAAGTGTGGTTTGAAACTGATTCAATATTTAGCTGTGGGGGTGCCGGTCGTTTGCTCTCCTGTGGGGGCAAATAAGGAAATTGTTCTAAATGGGGAAGTAGGATTCTGGTCCAGTGGGCAACGAGAATGGATTGAGAAGCTTAATATTTTGATTAGTAACCCAAAGCTGAGAAAAAAGATGGGTGAGAAAGGTAGAGAGAGAATAATGAAGGAATATTCTCTTCAGGCCATGGCCCCTAGGTTGTTTGATATATTGACTCAATTGTGA
- a CDS encoding PHP domain-containing protein codes for MREVDLHVHTTASDGTMTPAEVVRCAKEKGLRAMAITDHDTVEGVEEGMQEGKRINVEVIPGVEVSVDFPKGTMHLLGYYIEPNCAELVEKLMFVQRARAERNIKMVKRLRELGIEIDLSEEKGTAGHGQTGRPHFAQILVQKGYARDIQDAFDRFLRKGGPAYVEKFKLSPREAMKFIINAGGIPVLAHPFTLNQSRKDALEKLVMELKSEGLEGIEVYYPDHTEEQKELYRYLAQKHGLFMSGGSDFHGLNKEGVELGEGYGDMELPYSMVEELKARRKARPTGT; via the coding sequence ATGAGGGAGGTTGATCTGCATGTTCATACCACTGCGTCGGATGGAACGATGACCCCAGCCGAAGTAGTAAGATGTGCCAAAGAAAAGGGGCTAAGGGCCATGGCTATCACTGATCATGATACTGTAGAAGGGGTGGAAGAAGGGATGCAAGAAGGGAAAAGAATCAATGTGGAGGTGATCCCCGGAGTAGAAGTAAGCGTGGATTTCCCCAAGGGCACCATGCATTTGTTAGGATACTATATTGAACCCAATTGCGCAGAGTTGGTGGAGAAACTAATGTTTGTACAGAGGGCTAGGGCGGAACGGAATATCAAGATGGTCAAAAGGCTACGGGAATTGGGAATTGAGATAGATCTTTCTGAGGAAAAAGGGACAGCCGGGCACGGCCAGACAGGACGCCCTCACTTTGCCCAGATCTTGGTTCAAAAGGGCTATGCAAGGGACATCCAAGATGCCTTTGATCGCTTCCTGCGCAAGGGAGGACCGGCCTATGTAGAGAAGTTTAAACTTTCCCCTCGGGAGGCCATGAAATTCATCATCAATGCCGGAGGTATACCAGTCCTGGCCCATCCGTTCACCCTCAACCAGTCCCGGAAGGATGCGTTGGAAAAGCTGGTGATGGAACTTAAAAGTGAAGGACTGGAAGGAATAGAGGTGTACTACCCGGATCACACGGAAGAGCAAAAGGAGCTCTACAGATACCTGGCGCAAAAACACGGGCTTTTTATGTCAGGGGGGAGCGATTTTCATGGTCTGAACAAAGAGGGGGTAGAGCTGGGGGAAGGTTATGGAGACATGGAACTCCCCTATAGCATGGTGGAGGAGCTTAAGGCAAGGAGGAAGGCCCGGCCTACGGGTACATAA
- a CDS encoding ArsA family ATPase, with amino-acid sequence MSAKNRSLSDLEKGEKQLIMLGGKGGVGKTTCAAAIALYMAEAGRKTLILSSDPTPSLSDIFEIAVGAQEIPIPHVHNLTALEISSEIVLQKWKERFGPEIYEVVSSFADLDYDFVLDYVGGAPGIEEEYMLYYIMELVREGRYDLVIWDTAPAGHTLQLLHLPEIFLRHLEGATKFYLNLYSYLERAKEAAKLKKGKRPLLEIISGWQALSGEIAAFIRDERYTEYILVTIPEALGVKQTERIIQDFDAHGLPVNYLIINHVIEEADCAFHRMRKEMQDHYIKILSEEYGGRLHLILLFLSPYEIKGLERIRRVSHLLFS; translated from the coding sequence ATGAGTGCGAAGAATAGGTCCCTCTCCGATTTGGAGAAGGGGGAAAAACAATTGATCATGTTGGGGGGGAAGGGCGGGGTGGGGAAGACCACCTGTGCGGCAGCCATCGCCCTGTACATGGCTGAGGCAGGAAGGAAGACCTTGATCCTCTCCAGCGACCCCACACCATCCCTCTCGGACATATTTGAGATCGCTGTTGGTGCCCAGGAGATCCCTATCCCCCATGTGCACAATCTTACTGCCTTGGAGATCTCCTCCGAGATCGTCCTTCAAAAGTGGAAGGAGCGTTTTGGCCCCGAGATCTATGAAGTAGTATCCTCCTTTGCTGACCTGGATTATGACTTCGTCCTGGACTATGTGGGAGGGGCGCCAGGGATAGAAGAGGAGTATATGCTCTACTACATTATGGAACTGGTAAGGGAGGGGAGATACGATCTGGTGATATGGGACACCGCCCCGGCAGGACATACCCTGCAGCTTCTTCATCTCCCGGAGATCTTCCTGCGACACCTAGAGGGGGCGACCAAATTCTATCTAAACCTATATAGCTACCTGGAACGGGCAAAGGAGGCAGCGAAGTTGAAGAAGGGGAAAAGGCCCCTTCTGGAGATCATCTCCGGATGGCAGGCCTTATCCGGGGAAATTGCCGCCTTCATCAGGGATGAGCGTTATACAGAATACATCTTGGTTACCATCCCCGAGGCCCTGGGGGTCAAGCAGACTGAGCGCATCATTCAAGACTTCGATGCCCATGGGTTGCCAGTGAACTACTTGATCATCAACCATGTCATTGAGGAGGCAGATTGCGCCTTTCATCGGATGAGGAAGGAGATGCAAGACCACTATATCAAGATCCTCTCTGAAGAATATGGGGGACGCCTCCACCTAATCCTCCTCTTCCTTTCACCCTATGAGATAAAGGGGCTCGAGAGGATAAGGAGGGTATCACACCTCCTCTTTAGCTAG
- a CDS encoding glycosyltransferase family 4 protein translates to MKILHLFSDWKWTGPAEPVINLCQSLQQRGHEVVLAYRRPPFEALESVEKGVMEKGIKGIDRFRLAPVSKPYYLHHLKGSLTDIKAISRYIDAEGFEIVNVHNSHDHIVGGLAARASRRHPPVIRMDHKRDSLNADLISRWFFGRYTDGLITFSEKSRKKLIEELGFPQQRVVKVHPALDLQRFDPRRKYRDMRTTFSIPQDAPVVGIVARFQRYRRTDLLLEAFSQLIKTVPDARLLLVGRSSQMKKSVLEPMRRLGFENSVVLAGYRKEDYLDTLACMDIFTLISPGSDGTARALREAMAMGKPVVVTRRGMLPELVQNGITGFVVQENPEALYQALLPMVKDEKLRSSIGRSAHEMAQKEFRLERQAEEVETFYQRILEKVPSL, encoded by the coding sequence ATGAAGATTCTTCACCTCTTTTCCGATTGGAAGTGGACAGGACCGGCTGAGCCGGTAATAAACCTTTGCCAGTCCCTTCAGCAGCGGGGGCATGAGGTAGTCCTGGCCTACAGGCGTCCCCCCTTCGAGGCCCTGGAGAGCGTGGAGAAGGGGGTGATGGAAAAGGGTATCAAAGGGATTGATCGCTTTCGGCTCGCCCCTGTTTCGAAGCCCTATTACCTTCACCATCTCAAAGGTTCCCTTACTGATATAAAGGCGATTTCCCGCTACATCGACGCCGAAGGTTTTGAAATCGTCAACGTCCACAATTCCCATGACCATATAGTAGGCGGTTTGGCGGCAAGGGCTTCAAGGAGACATCCTCCGGTGATCCGGATGGATCATAAGCGGGATTCCCTGAATGCGGATCTCATAAGCCGATGGTTTTTTGGGCGTTATACCGATGGATTGATCACCTTCTCGGAAAAAAGCAGAAAAAAGCTCATTGAGGAATTGGGGTTTCCCCAGCAGAGGGTGGTCAAGGTTCATCCCGCTTTAGACCTTCAGCGTTTTGATCCCAGGCGAAAATACCGGGATATGCGAACAACATTCAGCATACCCCAAGATGCGCCAGTGGTGGGGATCGTGGCCCGCTTTCAAAGATATCGCAGGACAGATCTCCTCCTCGAGGCCTTTTCACAACTTATCAAAACGGTGCCTGATGCAAGACTCCTTCTGGTGGGGAGAAGTAGCCAGATGAAGAAAAGTGTCTTAGAGCCTATGAGGAGACTGGGCTTTGAAAATAGCGTAGTCCTTGCCGGGTATCGTAAGGAGGACTATTTGGATACTCTAGCCTGTATGGACATCTTCACCCTTATAAGCCCTGGCTCTGATGGCACAGCAAGGGCCCTGCGGGAGGCCATGGCCATGGGGAAACCGGTCGTGGTAACCAGAAGGGGGATGCTCCCTGAGCTGGTACAGAACGGGATCACCGGATTCGTGGTGCAAGAGAACCCTGAAGCCCTTTATCAGGCCCTCTTGCCTATGGTGAAAGATGAGAAATTACGCAGTTCCATAGGAAGATCCGCCCATGAGATGGCCCAAAAGGAATTCCGTCTAGAACGTCAGGCAGAGGAAGTGGAGACCTTTTACCAGAGGATTTTAGAGAAAGTTCCTTCTTTATGA
- a CDS encoding glycosyltransferase family 4 protein: protein MKIALGIRDFSPSRGGAERYLVDLMKFLAQEGHEVHVFAHRFGEGIEGINMHKVAAFPFFKSLRILSFALRCHRQIKRDDFDVIMGVGNTWRADLLQPHGGVHWKWFWRSLRAYDNPRTWGAKFLGRVLSPKQWAEGIVEDAPYRGGVKRIVAISEMVKRDIVDYYGIPDGQIVVIYNGVDIEHFHPRNRRYREEIRGRYGLSPEDILLLFVSHNFRLKGLRHLIQALALAKKEKENIKLLVVGRDTIGPYLRLARKMGCEKDVFFAGGVRDLERYYPSADILVHPTFYDACSLVVLEALASGLPVITTRYNGAGWIISQGKEGFVLDDPRDIGALGEAILYFTDSLRLRETSKAARALAEQYSQKESYNAMMEVMRSIAL, encoded by the coding sequence ATGAAAATCGCCCTGGGGATAAGGGATTTTTCTCCCTCCAGGGGTGGGGCGGAGAGATATTTGGTGGACCTTATGAAATTCCTGGCCCAGGAGGGGCATGAGGTGCATGTTTTTGCCCACCGCTTCGGCGAAGGGATAGAAGGCATTAACATGCACAAGGTAGCAGCATTCCCCTTCTTCAAAAGTCTGCGAATACTCTCCTTCGCCCTGAGGTGCCATCGGCAAATAAAAAGGGATGACTTCGACGTGATCATGGGGGTGGGTAATACCTGGCGTGCTGACCTCTTACAGCCCCATGGAGGGGTCCACTGGAAGTGGTTCTGGCGGAGTCTGCGAGCCTATGATAACCCACGGACCTGGGGGGCGAAGTTTTTAGGAAGGGTTTTGAGCCCTAAACAATGGGCTGAAGGGATAGTGGAGGATGCACCCTATCGAGGGGGGGTGAAGCGGATTGTAGCCATCTCTGAGATGGTGAAAAGGGATATTGTCGATTATTATGGTATACCCGACGGGCAAATCGTAGTAATTTACAATGGGGTGGATATTGAACACTTTCACCCCCGTAACAGGAGATATCGGGAGGAGATCAGAGGGCGTTATGGCTTGAGCCCGGAGGATATCCTGCTCCTTTTCGTCTCCCATAACTTCAGACTCAAGGGCTTACGACACCTCATTCAAGCCCTTGCCCTAGCAAAGAAAGAGAAGGAAAATATCAAACTTTTAGTGGTGGGGAGGGACACAATAGGCCCTTACCTGCGTCTTGCCAGGAAGATGGGGTGTGAAAAAGATGTCTTTTTTGCTGGAGGAGTGCGCGATTTGGAACGATATTATCCGAGCGCGGATATCCTGGTGCATCCTACCTTTTACGATGCCTGTTCCCTGGTTGTGCTAGAGGCCCTGGCCAGTGGCCTTCCGGTGATAACTACTAGATACAATGGGGCTGGTTGGATAATCTCCCAAGGGAAAGAAGGTTTTGTCCTCGATGATCCGAGGGACATAGGGGCCTTGGGTGAGGCGATCTTGTATTTTACCGATTCTCTCAGATTGCGGGAGACCTCAAAGGCTGCCAGGGCATTGGCGGAGCAATACTCACAGAAGGAGTCTTACAACGCAATGATGGAGGTTATGAGGTCTATAGCGTTGTAA
- a CDS encoding methyltransferase domain-containing protein: MDWSQLIRGRELIHKRYPQIWDLKLIKRPSRLVQDHLRPGMSVLEAGASDRRMERRIKQAYPDIVYKSMDIDRGLPHDYYSLDEIDEQFDLIILLEVIEHLELEEGMKMLRRINELLVDGGKLIISTPNIYNPGRFWIDATHKVAYSYEELGGILLSQGFEVLEIYRTFNASVPKYLLRLTLFHPLHRILNVDFAKSIVVLAQKRGCL, from the coding sequence ATGGATTGGAGCCAGCTTATACGAGGCCGCGAATTGATCCATAAGCGTTATCCTCAGATATGGGACCTGAAGTTGATCAAAAGACCTTCTCGATTAGTGCAGGATCATCTACGGCCGGGCATGAGCGTCCTTGAAGCAGGGGCGAGTGACAGAAGGATGGAGAGAAGGATAAAACAGGCGTATCCCGATATTGTTTACAAGAGCATGGACATAGATCGTGGCTTGCCTCATGATTATTACTCATTGGATGAGATTGATGAGCAATTTGACCTTATTATACTCCTGGAGGTAATAGAACACTTGGAGCTGGAAGAAGGGATGAAGATGTTAAGGCGGATCAATGAACTGCTTGTTGATGGAGGTAAGCTGATTATCAGCACCCCTAACATATATAATCCAGGCCGATTTTGGATAGATGCCACCCACAAGGTGGCCTACAGCTATGAGGAGCTGGGAGGGATATTGCTCAGCCAGGGGTTCGAGGTGTTGGAGATCTACCGTACCTTTAATGCCTCTGTCCCGAAGTATCTATTACGACTTACCCTCTTTCACCCCCTACATAGGATTTTAAACGTGGATTTTGCCAAATCAATTGTGGTCTTGGCCCAAAAGAGGGGATGCCTTTAA
- a CDS encoding Lrp/AsnC ligand binding domain-containing protein, which yields MIKAYILVSLVPGLEANTMPQISALPGVEETDLVFGRWDVVVQVEAKNIPDLSRMVINQIRGLQGVQTTETLIGGVV from the coding sequence ATGATCAAGGCCTATATCTTGGTCAGTCTGGTCCCCGGACTGGAGGCCAACACTATGCCGCAGATCAGCGCCCTACCAGGGGTTGAAGAGACCGATCTGGTCTTTGGCCGTTGGGACGTGGTGGTGCAAGTGGAGGCCAAAAATATACCTGACCTCTCCCGGATGGTCATCAACCAGATTCGAGGGCTGCAAGGGGTCCAAACCACGGAGACCTTGATTGGGGGAGTGGTCTAG
- a CDS encoding CatB-related O-acetyltransferase, with protein sequence MNVKKAIKKIFSRADPFLTKDNRRYSKYDIGDWTYGKPRILSWREGAKLRIGRFCSIAEGVIILLGGEHRVDWVTTHPVNILFGVKRVSGLPYTKGDVVIGNDVWIGRDALIISGITIGNGAVIAARSVVTEDVLPYSIVAGNPARHIKFRFSESIINDLQNIAWWNWPISKIEEALSLLLSSDIEAFINKYKV encoded by the coding sequence ATGAATGTAAAAAAGGCTATTAAGAAAATATTCTCACGTGCTGATCCATTTCTTACGAAAGATAATAGGAGGTATTCAAAATATGATATTGGTGACTGGACGTATGGTAAACCCAGGATACTATCGTGGCGTGAAGGAGCGAAATTAAGAATCGGGCGTTTCTGTTCAATCGCCGAAGGGGTTATTATTCTCTTAGGAGGAGAGCACAGGGTAGATTGGGTTACTACGCACCCTGTAAACATCCTCTTCGGAGTAAAAAGGGTTTCTGGGCTTCCATATACAAAAGGCGATGTAGTCATAGGGAATGATGTCTGGATTGGAAGAGACGCACTAATCATATCGGGGATTACGATAGGTAACGGTGCTGTGATCGCTGCTCGAAGTGTTGTCACTGAGGATGTCTTACCCTATTCAATAGTTGCCGGGAATCCGGCCAGGCATATTAAATTTCGATTTAGTGAGTCGATAATAAATGATTTACAAAATATTGCCTGGTGGAACTGGCCGATTTCAAAGATTGAAGAGGCATTGTCACTTTTACTCTCGTCGGACATAGAAGCGTTCATAAACAAATACAAGGTGTAA
- a CDS encoding site-2 protease family protein: MPNLFLFLLAIFSTLLIGGLIYSLSIISILLAHEMGHYLASRRYRVSSSLPYFIPFPLPPFGTLGAIIKTKGAIPDRKALFDIGAWGPLFGLLLAIPAVVVGLSLSEVVDVSRLPANSLVLGNPPLFSLLQKLVLGNLPPDTDVVLHPVAYAGWVGLFVTALNLLPAGQLDGGHIIYSLFGPYSKFIFRLTLLGITLICLIYNLGWLLLVVILLFIGYRHPPTLDDHTPLDRRRKITGVFTFLILFTTFTPVPFPSFALGIKELLKPWLSL; the protein is encoded by the coding sequence CCTCCTCATTGGGGGCCTCATCTACTCCCTTTCCATCATCTCCATCCTCTTGGCCCATGAGATGGGTCACTACTTAGCGAGCCGCAGGTACAGGGTGTCTTCCTCGCTCCCCTATTTTATCCCCTTCCCCCTTCCCCCTTTTGGTACCCTCGGGGCCATCATAAAGACAAAAGGTGCCATCCCTGATCGAAAGGCCCTCTTCGACATCGGGGCATGGGGACCCCTGTTCGGGCTATTGCTGGCCATACCAGCGGTGGTGGTGGGGCTCTCTTTATCTGAGGTGGTGGATGTATCCAGGCTACCGGCGAATAGTCTGGTCTTAGGGAATCCTCCTCTGTTCTCACTCCTGCAAAAATTGGTCTTAGGGAACCTTCCCCCAGATACTGATGTGGTCTTGCATCCCGTTGCTTATGCTGGGTGGGTTGGGCTATTTGTTACTGCTTTGAACCTCTTACCAGCAGGACAGTTAGATGGAGGGCATATTATCTATTCCCTTTTCGGCCCTTACAGTAAGTTTATCTTCCGCCTTACCCTTTTGGGGATAACCCTCATATGTCTCATCTATAACCTTGGGTGGTTGTTGTTAGTGGTCATTTTATTATTTATTGGGTATAGACACCCTCCTACATTGGACGATCATACCCCCTTAGACCGACGCAGAAAAATCACCGGGGTCTTTACTTTCCTCATCCTTTTTACCACGTTCACCCCCGTACCCTTTCCCTCTTTCGCTCTGGGGATAAAGGAACTTTTAAAACCGTGGCTTAGTCTATGA
- a CDS encoding class I SAM-dependent methyltransferase produces the protein MNFFDYGLLKSFVQAFRCHEPVVEIGSLVVDESMKAYDVKGHFPQKVFWGVDLQRGLGVNIAGDIEGLPFTSNSVGTILSFDTMEHVWDVHAAFKEINRVLRKDGIAVISSVFNFKIHSCPHDFWRFTPEALDKLTEGFPNKILGYQGYRKRPRHVFVVIFGEEHPVQGLKEQADEFSRLLQEEATRKFSVFDRMRHYLAGLFSRKPLMDFKHYNNISIYTKTIS, from the coding sequence GTGAATTTCTTTGATTATGGATTGCTGAAGTCATTCGTTCAGGCATTTCGATGTCATGAGCCGGTTGTCGAGATTGGGTCTTTAGTAGTTGACGAGAGCATGAAAGCCTATGATGTAAAAGGCCATTTCCCACAGAAAGTCTTCTGGGGGGTAGATCTGCAACGGGGATTGGGGGTGAATATTGCGGGTGACATAGAGGGGTTGCCCTTCACATCGAATTCCGTCGGCACCATCCTTTCCTTCGATACCATGGAGCACGTATGGGATGTCCACGCCGCATTTAAAGAGATAAATCGGGTGTTAAGAAAAGATGGGATTGCGGTCATTAGTTCTGTCTTCAATTTCAAGATACACTCGTGCCCCCATGATTTTTGGAGATTTACTCCCGAGGCACTGGATAAGCTCACAGAGGGGTTCCCCAATAAGATTTTGGGTTATCAAGGATATCGAAAACGGCCGAGGCATGTTTTTGTTGTCATCTTCGGAGAGGAGCACCCCGTTCAAGGCCTCAAAGAACAGGCTGATGAATTTTCACGTTTACTGCAAGAAGAGGCGACGAGGAAGTTTTCGGTCTTTGATAGGATGCGTCATTATCTAGCCGGCCTCTTTTCGCGGAAGCCACTTATGGATTTTAAACATTATAATAATATTTCAATCTATACAAAAACTATATCCTAA
- a CDS encoding class I SAM-dependent methyltransferase, with amino-acid sequence MGESRIRAHNNIIEILKNWGVTGKILDAPAGTGEISKKLQDAGFEVYAADIAPEFFKLQGVKCEEVDLNHDLPYKDEFFDHILCSNGIEHLEDQYNFIRECYRVLKPKGKLLITTPNILNLKARVSNLFLGFPSFHDRPQNEVDDYAGGGHINMASYFDLRINLHRNGFKIILVTTHMHSSSAIVISFLFPFIYALTYRSFRRERNREQRVRNKEMLRHVLSRDLLFGKKLFVLAEKDHHFLKK; translated from the coding sequence ATGGGCGAGAGCAGGATAAGAGCTCATAATAATATTATAGAAATCTTAAAAAATTGGGGGGTGACTGGAAAAATTCTAGATGCTCCAGCGGGAACAGGTGAAATATCAAAAAAATTACAAGATGCTGGATTTGAAGTCTATGCAGCTGACATTGCACCTGAGTTTTTTAAACTTCAGGGTGTTAAATGTGAAGAGGTAGATCTTAATCATGATCTCCCTTATAAAGATGAATTTTTTGATCATATTTTGTGCTCTAATGGAATTGAACATCTGGAAGATCAATATAATTTTATAAGAGAATGTTACCGGGTTTTGAAGCCAAAAGGCAAACTTCTTATAACGACCCCCAATATTTTGAATTTAAAAGCGAGGGTTTCAAATTTATTTCTGGGTTTTCCTTCTTTTCATGATAGACCCCAGAACGAAGTAGATGATTATGCGGGTGGGGGACATATAAATATGGCTAGTTATTTCGATTTGCGAATAAATCTGCACAGAAATGGGTTTAAGATCATTTTGGTTACGACTCATATGCATAGTAGCAGTGCCATCGTCATCTCTTTCCTTTTCCCTTTTATTTATGCGCTAACGTATAGATCCTTCAGAAGAGAAAGGAATAGAGAACAGAGAGTAAGGAATAAAGAAATGTTACGACATGTCCTTTCAAGGGATCTCCTGTTTGGTAAAAAGCTATTTGTCTTAGCAGAAAAAGACCACCATTTTTTGAAAAAATAA
- a CDS encoding glycosyltransferase family 4 protein — MKALFLIQGWNVAASRYRVLQYLPYLERNGVQTKVTTYPQDIGGYAKLYREVGDYDVVFLQRKRFNPPFLQVLRWRAKGIVYDFDDAVMYKDSTAPSPYSRTRQRRFARTVRDSDHVIAGNNFLRDQVARFTDRVTVIPTAIDRDRYLVKDYTIRKEQVTIGWIGDHGSIHYLIRLRPVFEELGKKYHHLELKIICDTFFDCENIHVIKKGWSQEEEVEDLRGLDIGVMPLLDDPWSWGKCGFKILQYYGVGIPVVCTPVGVNRDVVQEGVNGFWAMTHEEWVEKLSILLEDPVLCQKMGMRGRELVRESFSVQGCAPKFYQVLEEVAQRGTG; from the coding sequence ATGAAAGCCCTCTTTCTCATCCAGGGTTGGAATGTAGCGGCCAGCCGATACAGGGTTCTCCAATATCTTCCTTATTTGGAGAGAAATGGGGTACAAACAAAGGTGACCACATATCCCCAGGATATCGGGGGATATGCCAAGCTTTATCGAGAGGTTGGAGATTACGATGTAGTCTTCCTTCAGAGGAAGAGGTTTAATCCCCCATTTCTGCAGGTTTTACGCTGGCGGGCCAAGGGGATAGTTTATGACTTTGATGATGCAGTGATGTATAAAGACTCTACAGCCCCCTCACCTTACTCTCGGACTCGCCAAAGGAGGTTTGCCCGCACCGTAAGGGACTCGGATCATGTCATTGCCGGGAATAACTTCCTCAGGGATCAGGTTGCCAGATTTACCGATCGGGTAACTGTCATACCTACTGCCATTGATCGAGATAGATACTTGGTCAAAGACTACACCATTAGAAAAGAGCAAGTAACCATCGGTTGGATTGGAGACCATGGGAGCATCCACTATTTGATCAGGTTGCGCCCTGTCTTCGAGGAATTGGGTAAAAAGTACCACCACCTAGAGCTGAAGATCATCTGCGATACCTTCTTTGATTGCGAAAACATCCATGTGATCAAGAAAGGGTGGAGTCAGGAGGAGGAAGTGGAGGATCTGAGGGGCCTGGACATAGGGGTGATGCCCCTTTTGGATGATCCATGGTCGTGGGGCAAATGCGGGTTTAAAATCCTCCAGTATTACGGGGTAGGCATACCGGTGGTCTGCACCCCAGTGGGGGTCAACAGGGACGTGGTGCAGGAAGGGGTGAACGGTTTTTGGGCCATGACCCACGAGGAATGGGTAGAGAAGCTCTCCATATTGCTTGAGGACCCTGTGCTGTGTCAGAAGATGGGGATGAGGGGGCGGGAGCTTGTGAGGGAGTCGTTTTCAGTCCAAGGATGTGCCCCTAAGTTTTACCAAGTATTAGAGGAAGTGGCCCAAAGGGGTACCGGATGA